From Paenibacillus sp. GP183, one genomic window encodes:
- a CDS encoding alpha-E domain-containing protein, with protein MVMMGRTAEALFWIGRYTERAENHARLIDVYYHIRDDDENSEGQTWTRLIDTIGNREAFQQQYSGISEQSALQYTTLDYHNTNSLLSCINHARANLRTIREKLPSELWDILNSLYLWLKDKEVSDITGDSPHLFYRQIRDTLSMFQGASLSVMTRENEWYFVESGRYLERAENILRLLKSLGYAHAQDELISYPLMLSVLKSVSGFEAFRRRYADTITVENIVELLMLNDVFPRSVHYCLSQLEISLRSIEEEDPALSGSLEKLARLVRKVKANLACMDEEDLQSGKLDSTLSSLLESCDMMGGRLSKIFFPPRKEVTA; from the coding sequence ATGGTGATGATGGGGCGCACAGCGGAAGCATTATTCTGGATCGGCAGGTACACGGAGCGAGCGGAAAATCACGCTAGATTGATCGATGTGTATTATCATATCAGGGATGATGATGAGAACAGCGAGGGACAGACGTGGACTAGGTTGATCGATACGATCGGCAATCGGGAAGCTTTTCAGCAGCAATATTCCGGGATTTCTGAGCAAAGCGCACTGCAATACACCACGCTCGACTATCACAACACCAATTCCCTGCTCTCCTGCATCAACCATGCACGTGCCAATCTTCGTACCATTCGTGAAAAATTGCCCAGCGAGCTTTGGGATATTTTGAACAGCTTATACCTCTGGCTTAAGGATAAAGAGGTTTCCGACATTACCGGAGATTCTCCGCATTTATTTTACCGCCAAATCAGGGATACGCTGTCCATGTTTCAAGGGGCTTCACTTTCAGTCATGACACGGGAAAATGAATGGTATTTCGTCGAGTCCGGCCGTTATCTGGAGCGAGCGGAAAATATTCTGCGGCTGCTTAAATCACTTGGTTATGCTCACGCCCAAGATGAATTGATTTCCTATCCGCTGATGCTGTCCGTACTTAAATCTGTGAGCGGCTTTGAAGCCTTCCGCCGGAGATACGCAGATACAATCACTGTGGAAAATATAGTCGAGCTGCTGATGCTTAATGATGTATTTCCCCGATCGGTTCATTATTGCCTAAGCCAATTGGAGATTTCGCTTCGTTCTATTGAAGAAGAGGACCCTGCACTAAGTGGATCACTGGAAAAGCTGGCAAGGTTGGTGAGAAAAGTGAAAGCCAACCTGGCGTGCATGGATGAGGAAGATCTGCAATCCGGCAAGCTGGACAGCACCCTGAGCTCCCTGCTCGAATCATGCGATATGATGGGCGGGCGCTTATCGAAAATCTTTTTTCCCCCTCGTAAGGAGGTCACGGCATGA
- a CDS encoding transglutaminase family protein, with the protein MKLEISHITRYTYLDPVQGSVNEIRLTPRSNYRQSCYHHQIVTEPPSNMFTYEDFFHNRVHSFTVDKPHRELLIKMISTVVTHANDNTQQTTMSPEEERQIMQQDTFQNKFIEYLLPTSYTEFTPEIKAYSNRIPDTGISISDLIESIYTTINLDFVYDPYATSVQTTVGEMLKIKRGVCQDYTHFMIAICREKGIPARYVSGYHFVGDLQGGNADFTQASHAWVECYIPGTSCWFGYDPTNNCPLDWRYIKLGHGRDYNDIVPVKGVYRGSSFQNLEVTVDVRLVEGA; encoded by the coding sequence ATGAAGCTCGAGATCAGCCACATCACTCGATATACGTACCTGGATCCGGTTCAGGGCAGTGTCAATGAAATTCGCTTGACCCCCAGATCCAATTACCGGCAATCCTGTTATCACCATCAGATCGTTACGGAGCCCCCCTCCAATATGTTCACCTATGAGGATTTTTTTCACAATCGGGTGCATTCATTCACAGTCGATAAACCGCATCGGGAATTGTTGATCAAGATGATTTCAACTGTAGTTACCCATGCAAATGACAACACCCAGCAAACCACGATGAGCCCGGAAGAAGAACGCCAAATTATGCAACAGGATACATTCCAAAATAAATTTATCGAATACTTGCTGCCTACCAGCTATACGGAGTTTACTCCGGAGATTAAGGCCTATTCAAACCGCATCCCCGATACGGGTATCAGCATTTCCGACCTGATTGAGTCTATCTATACGACCATCAATCTTGATTTTGTCTATGATCCCTATGCAACAAGCGTTCAAACGACCGTCGGGGAAATGCTTAAGATTAAACGCGGGGTATGTCAGGACTACACACATTTTATGATCGCCATTTGCCGTGAAAAAGGCATCCCAGCCCGCTATGTCAGCGGTTATCACTTTGTCGGGGATCTGCAGGGCGGTAATGCCGACTTCACTCAAGCTTCCCATGCCTGGGTGGAATGCTATATCCCGGGGACAAGCTGCTGGTTCGGTTATGATCCAACCAACAACTGTCCTCTGGACTGGCGCTATATCAAACTCGGCCATGGCCGCGATTACAATGACATTGTGCCTGTAAAAGGGGTCTACCGCGGCAGTTCCTTTCAAAATTTGGAGGTCACCGTAGACGTCCGGCTTGTGGAAGGGGCGTAA
- a CDS encoding AbrB/MazE/SpoVT family DNA-binding domain-containing protein, whose product MKATGIVRKIDELGRIVLPIELRRTLRIDIGDAVEIYVDPDRIMLKKYTPACLFCGNFENMTYFKGKMICEVCFHEMTNGIETPPLKSTGQA is encoded by the coding sequence ATGAAAGCTACGGGAATCGTAAGAAAAATCGATGAGCTGGGCCGCATTGTTCTCCCCATCGAGCTTCGCCGCACCCTTCGAATTGATATCGGAGATGCTGTGGAAATTTATGTCGATCCGGATAGAATCATGCTCAAAAAGTATACACCAGCTTGCTTATTCTGCGGAAACTTTGAGAACATGACGTATTTTAAGGGAAAGATGATCTGTGAAGTCTGCTTCCACGAGATGACCAATGGCATCGAGACACCACCGTTAAAAAGTACAGGGCAAGCCTAA
- a CDS encoding DUF2334 domain-containing protein, whose product MKKGFGVHLHRFIIHRFIILTVAMLLIGSLFMGEAQSVSSEDENPKFVLLRLEDIGPGGQFDTIEKLGRLRAVLNYLRDQKVPVQLAVIPRWLNFYTDGSTYDQVLDNSDSEYIAAFRKVLHEAEQGGAVIGMHGYTHQYGTDLRKDGGHETAIGSEFNVHGADDSKTIPFAKTRMNEGIQIMNKAGFAPKFWEAPHYHSTLQQDLLFRGYFGLNYHPDVHGSKVTDNVKMINKRNVMSGASSLGAVYIPTPFGYVPFSKDEHVILDKLGKTNQIASFFYHPFLEFKYLTAAADAEGKPLIRDGIPVYTYPQEAVTHLQKIIAGVRDQHYEFYSLHDCVPFTPSESLQLSKKKVNLQLGDVTGDGQADAVSWDLSSGEITVTPGSFGGIRNKQQNDERLWANIPYAKGAAYALADANGDGKKDLWIVHPSGKLETFLSTGSTFKLNQSRTFPQGELQNLFVLHRPNAAWAVVGMSADKARLVGVYLQGSSTKPLEPYLFSVPGPKLLQVIEEDGVQSLFYSKSGTSSGFKYEVDAAKLKWKSVGVQFAVPAQSGRLMLGDFNGDGKQDVLRFDRDRYTYTVYLRTDGNEYRILSRFGPWGQAGQQLRIADLDGNGKSDLFLYSPTDGILDTALSYEMKK is encoded by the coding sequence TTGAAAAAGGGATTCGGTGTCCATTTACATAGATTTATTATACATAGATTTATTATACTGACGGTCGCGATGCTGCTGATCGGCTCGCTGTTCATGGGAGAGGCTCAATCTGTATCCAGCGAAGATGAGAATCCCAAGTTTGTGCTGCTTCGTCTGGAGGACATTGGGCCTGGCGGCCAGTTTGATACGATAGAGAAGCTTGGCCGGCTTAGAGCGGTATTGAATTATCTTCGTGATCAAAAAGTGCCGGTTCAATTGGCGGTCATCCCGCGTTGGCTGAATTTTTACACAGACGGAAGCACGTACGATCAAGTATTGGATAACTCCGACAGCGAATATATAGCGGCATTCAGAAAGGTCCTGCACGAAGCGGAGCAAGGTGGAGCGGTAATCGGCATGCATGGCTATACACATCAATACGGGACAGATCTGCGGAAAGACGGCGGTCATGAAACGGCTATTGGCAGTGAATTTAATGTGCATGGAGCGGATGACAGCAAGACGATACCTTTTGCCAAAACGCGGATGAATGAAGGCATTCAGATCATGAATAAGGCCGGATTTGCTCCCAAGTTCTGGGAAGCTCCGCACTATCATTCGACACTGCAGCAGGATCTGCTCTTTCGCGGCTATTTTGGTCTGAATTATCACCCGGATGTGCATGGTTCCAAGGTGACGGATAATGTCAAAATGATCAACAAGCGCAATGTGATGAGCGGCGCCTCCTCGCTGGGGGCTGTGTACATCCCGACTCCTTTTGGCTATGTCCCTTTTAGCAAGGATGAGCATGTCATTTTGGATAAGCTGGGTAAAACCAATCAAATCGCTTCTTTTTTCTATCATCCTTTTTTGGAATTCAAATATCTGACTGCGGCTGCGGATGCAGAAGGAAAGCCTTTGATTCGGGATGGAATCCCGGTTTACACTTATCCCCAAGAGGCTGTAACCCATTTGCAGAAAATTATTGCAGGAGTTCGTGACCAGCATTATGAGTTTTATTCGCTCCATGATTGCGTTCCCTTTACACCGAGTGAAAGCTTGCAGCTGTCCAAGAAGAAGGTAAATCTACAACTGGGCGATGTAACCGGCGACGGTCAGGCGGATGCGGTTTCCTGGGATCTGAGCAGCGGAGAAATAACGGTAACCCCAGGCAGTTTTGGCGGTATTCGGAATAAGCAGCAAAACGATGAGCGGCTATGGGCGAATATCCCCTACGCCAAAGGGGCGGCTTACGCATTAGCTGATGCCAATGGAGACGGCAAAAAGGATTTATGGATCGTCCACCCCAGCGGAAAGCTGGAGACGTTCCTTTCTACGGGAAGCACATTTAAGCTCAATCAGTCAAGAACATTTCCTCAAGGAGAACTGCAAAATCTGTTTGTGCTTCACCGGCCGAATGCTGCTTGGGCTGTCGTGGGTATGAGTGCTGACAAAGCCCGTCTCGTCGGTGTATATTTGCAAGGCAGCAGCACAAAGCCGCTTGAACCTTATCTGTTTAGTGTGCCTGGCCCCAAGCTGTTACAGGTAATTGAAGAAGATGGGGTTCAAAGCTTATTTTATTCAAAATCAGGCACAAGCAGCGGTTTCAAATATGAGGTTGATGCTGCCAAGCTGAAGTGGAAATCGGTTGGCGTACAGTTTGCAGTTCCTGCTCAGAGCGGAAGATTGATGCTGGGTGATTTTAACGGAGATGGCAAGCAGGATGTGCTTCGCTTTGACCGGGATCGGTATACATATACGGTGTATTTGCGAACAGATGGGAACGAGTATCGCATTCTCTCCCGTTTTGGCCCGTGGGGGCAGGCAGGGCAACAGCTGCGGATAGCAGATCTTGATGGGAATGGCAAAAGCGATCTCTTCTTGTATAGCCCCACGGACGGTATATTGGATACCGCGCTCTCTTATGAGATGAAGAAATAA